One window from the genome of Oscillatoria sp. FACHB-1406 encodes:
- the nadC gene encoding carboxylating nicotinate-nucleotide diphosphorylase, whose amino-acid sequence MTAAILPSKILLDSILKGWLLEDIGRGDRATQALFDRGVLGKARWIAKEAGTIAGLPIAARVFELLDPTSCFTSLVAEGNFCEAGTEIAHLEAPIETLLMGERVALNLAMRLSGIATMTRKYVDRIADLPVKLVDTRKTTPGLRVLEKYAFGTGGGINHRMGLDDAAMLKDNHIQAAGDIQTAIARVREKIPYPLTIEVETSTLEEVRAAIAAEADIIMLDNMPIERMREAVQLIRAQNPRLKIEASGNVTLETLRAIAETGVDYISSSAPITRSTWLDLSMKMFDPTAQ is encoded by the coding sequence ATGACTGCTGCGATCTTGCCCTCTAAAATTCTCCTCGATTCAATCTTAAAGGGATGGTTGCTGGAGGATATCGGTCGAGGCGATCGCGCGACGCAAGCATTATTCGATCGCGGTGTCTTGGGAAAAGCGCGATGGATAGCTAAGGAAGCTGGAACGATCGCGGGTTTGCCGATCGCGGCGCGCGTTTTCGAGTTATTAGATCCCACAAGCTGCTTTACTTCGTTAGTAGCAGAAGGAAACTTTTGCGAAGCGGGAACGGAGATTGCGCATCTTGAAGCGCCCATCGAAACCTTGTTAATGGGAGAGCGCGTTGCTTTAAACTTAGCAATGCGGCTAAGCGGGATAGCGACGATGACGCGAAAGTACGTCGATCGCATCGCCGATCTACCCGTTAAGCTTGTTGATACTCGTAAAACAACTCCAGGTTTGAGAGTGTTAGAAAAATATGCCTTCGGAACGGGCGGCGGCATTAATCACCGCATGGGGTTAGATGATGCGGCGATGTTGAAAGACAATCACATCCAAGCAGCAGGAGACATTCAAACCGCGATCGCGCGCGTTCGTGAAAAAATCCCCTATCCCCTGACAATTGAAGTCGAGACTTCCACCCTAGAAGAAGTTCGTGCCGCCATCGCCGCAGAAGCAGACATTATCATGCTCGATAATATGCCTATCGAGCGAATGCGAGAAGCAGTTCAACTGATTCGCGCGCAAAACCCGCGCCTCAAAATTGAAGCGTCGGGTAATGTCACTCTCGAAACTTTACGCGCCATCGCCGAAACGGGCGTAGATTACATTTCTAGCAGCGCGCCGATTACGCGCTCGACTTGGCTCGATCTAAGCATGAAGATGTTCGATCCGACTGCCCAATAA
- the pdhA gene encoding pyruvate dehydrogenase (acetyl-transferring) E1 component subunit alpha — protein sequence MVSTERIVPEFDARSVQLTRDEGLILYRDMVLGRLFEDMCAQMYYRGKMFGFVHLYNGQEAISTGIIKSMRPDEDFVSSTYRDHVHALSAGVPAREVMAELFGKATGCSKGRGGSMHMFSAEHRLLGGYAFVAEGIPVATGAAFQAKYRREAMGDETADQVTACFFGDGASNNGQFFECLNMAALWKLPILYVVENNKWAIGMAHERATSQPEIYKKASVFGMHGVEVDGMDVLAVRQVAQEAIARARAGEGPTLIEALTYRFRGHSLADPDELRAAEEKQFWQARDPIKRLAAQLIERELATEEELKEIDREVQAEVDDAVKFAQDSPEPDPSELHRYIFAED from the coding sequence ATGGTTTCTACTGAACGAATCGTCCCTGAATTTGACGCGCGCTCGGTTCAATTGACTCGAGATGAAGGACTGATCCTTTACCGGGATATGGTCTTGGGGCGCTTATTTGAAGATATGTGCGCCCAAATGTACTATCGGGGCAAAATGTTCGGCTTTGTCCACCTCTACAACGGGCAGGAAGCGATTTCCACCGGAATTATTAAATCAATGCGTCCGGATGAAGATTTTGTATCGAGTACCTATCGCGACCACGTACACGCCCTTAGCGCTGGCGTTCCCGCTCGCGAGGTTATGGCGGAGTTATTTGGGAAGGCTACCGGATGCAGTAAAGGACGCGGCGGTTCGATGCACATGTTTTCGGCAGAACATCGCTTATTAGGCGGTTATGCTTTTGTTGCTGAAGGTATTCCCGTCGCAACAGGGGCAGCATTCCAAGCGAAGTATCGCCGCGAAGCAATGGGCGACGAAACAGCAGACCAAGTAACAGCTTGTTTCTTCGGCGACGGAGCGAGCAATAACGGTCAGTTTTTTGAATGTTTGAATATGGCAGCACTCTGGAAGTTGCCTATTCTGTACGTGGTGGAGAATAATAAGTGGGCGATCGGTATGGCTCACGAGCGCGCGACTTCCCAGCCGGAGATTTATAAGAAAGCTAGCGTCTTTGGAATGCACGGCGTTGAGGTAGATGGGATGGATGTCTTGGCGGTGCGGCAAGTCGCACAGGAAGCGATCGCGCGCGCCCGAGCGGGCGAGGGTCCCACCCTTATTGAAGCGCTTACCTATCGCTTCCGAGGTCACTCCCTCGCCGATCCGGATGAATTGCGGGCGGCTGAGGAAAAGCAATTTTGGCAAGCGCGCGATCCGATTAAGCGTTTAGCGGCACAGTTGATCGAGCGCGAACTTGCGACTGAGGAAGAACTCAAAGAAATCGATCGCGAAGTGCAAGCGGAAGTGGACGATGCGGTGAAGTTTGCCCAAGACAGTCCCGAACCGGATCCGAGCGAACTGCACCGTTATATCTTTGCGGAAGACTGA